The Gossypium arboreum isolate Shixiya-1 chromosome 6, ASM2569848v2, whole genome shotgun sequence DNA window GCTTGCTCTGTATCCGTAACATAGTTGAAGACATGGCTATTTGGAACCCTTCCACTAGGAAGTACCAAGTTTTACCTTATCTCGGTTCTTGCAAGGGTTACGTCTGCGGATTCGGGCACGACCCGATTGCCGATGATTACAAGGTGGTTAAAATTATTCAGCTGGGTGGGGCTGATGGTAAGCCTTTGGAATCGGAGGTTAAAGTATGCAGCTTGAAGAGAAATAGGTGGAGGAAAATTCAAGATATCCCTTGTGATTCTTCCTTCCCTGTAGCCAATGGGGTTTTTGCTATTCTCACTCAAAAACTTGATTTTTCGGAGGAAAATACGATTGTTGCGTTGGATTTAGCTACTGAAAGTTTCAGGGAAGTGCCTCAACCGGAGTGCGAAAGAATGATATATCAATTGAATGTTGGAGTATTGGGAGGATGTTTATGTGTGGTAGCTAATCATGGTGATGCTCGAGTTGATCTTTGGGTGATGAAAGAATATGGGGTGAAGGAGTCTTGGACTATACTATTTTCTCTTGCAAGTGAAGATGTGATTGGTTCATTGAGGTTTCTCAAGCCTCTGGCTTACTCTAGCTGTGGTAATCAAGTTTTGTTGGAACATGATAAGATAAATCTTTTCTGGTATGATTTGGAAAAGAAGAAAGCTGATGATGTCTGGGTCCCTGGTATGCCCTTTTCCTATGAAACTGAGGTTTGCTTGCAAAGCCTTGTTTCACTTAATGTCAAGAGAAGGCAGCAAAATGGAGAGGATAATAGGGATATCAAAAAGATGTAAGCAACTCTCACTTTGCCCCTTCTCCAGCATCTACTTGTTGACAATAACATATCATTAGATGATTTACAGTAGGGGTTAAAGCTTTCAGTTAAATGGAAAAAGGCCAATCTAAGTTTCTTGTCATAGGAGATTCTGTTTTATGAAACTTCAATAACCCTGTTGGTTTGAACCTAAAACAGTGAAGCCTTATGAAGGCAGTAAGGCTTTTACCATTGGCATGCCGAAGTATGAGCAAATAGGGCTCCGGCATGCAAGTAGCTGTATATTAATGGCAGTATGATTGCTTTGGTGCAACTTATTCTCATGGATGTTTTCTGGATTTTTTTCAGGGATGATTTCCTATCAGAGGGGTTCAAATTAGTGTTATAGTCAAGTGGGAAAAACAAGGAAAAAGGTAAGCAGGAATAGCAAATGTACCATGATTTCCACACTGCTGGTTGATATTAATTCTTGACTGTTGCATGTTTGCTTTATATTCGATGCCGGAGTTAAAGTTGTTTATTTACTATAGACACTTATGTGCATGAGTTGCTGCAGGATTGTTGGCCCTTGGTTCCTAGATGAAATTGTCATAAGGGTGCAATTTAGTAAATTACTCATCAACTCTATTGAAACATCAAGGTCTCCATTCTAGCCATTTTTAATTTTCTTCTGATTCCTGTTGATTTTACCTTGTTATATATTTTAACAAAATCCTTGAAAGCAAGCTGACTTAATGGTTTTTGTAATGTCACTAATATATACATAGTTTCTTTCTGATTGTTGATGTGCTTGCAAGTATGGAATCAGGATAACATTGTGATCCTGGTTGAGTAGCTATGCTGAACCTGGTATTTCGAGTTCAAGAACTTTTTTGCTGTTTGTGATCCGACTCATAGTTGCATATACAAGTTCAGTTTTCTGGCCTAGTTTCGATGGTTTTGGTAGTTGAATTAACATGATATGGCTTAAGCATTCTCTTCAAACCTCATCAACTCTAACTAGTATTAAATATCTATCAGAATGTGCACTGGTCTTCTGGAGTGGAAGGTACCAAAAGTCCTATCTTGGTTTCTTACCAGCTTAAAGTCTGTAATTCTCATATCACCTCCAAAGGCAATTCAAAAACATTCTTGAAAGCGCATCTGTCATTACTTTCACTCCGATACCGTGTAGAGTTTGACTGCTTTTGAGCGAGGAAGTGACGACATGCTATTCGAAGAAAGACAAGGCTTGAGTTCCAATTCTCTTAGGGTTCTAGAATTAATGCAACTCAAAGCTAGGTTGTAGTAATCAATCAGATTGCTTTCTTTTACTTTAGCTCCCGAGTTTCTGGCTCTGTTATATTTTTCCGCAGCATGTGTTGCTGGGTGTTTTTTGGGTGAAATACTATTGTTTAAAGCAGAAGGATGGATGTTTGATAAAATTTTAGACCTTGttaatatatatagatatatgctTATCTGTTAATGCAGCATTCTTGTACTTGGTAAACAATGACCAGAACCAAAATCAAGTATCATGAAGGACCAAACTTCAAAGTAAACAATTGAATTTTGAGCTAAATAGAAATAATACCAAAGAAATATCCTTTCAAGAATATCAAAAACCCTAAACCATGTGATCACAAATCTTAAAAAGACATGTCACTATGTTCCAAAAGCATTTTCCTACGTAAAATAGCTTTTTATGTGTTGTGTGTGTATGTAATCATGTTGGCCATAATTATTAGTGAAAAGCCGAACTGATATTGAACTACTTAGCTGCTAAATCGCTTTGGGACATTTGACTTTGTATGCTGCAATTTTAGAGTTTTTGAAGGTGAAATAATCAATGGCATGGGACAAGTAACCAGTTACTAGGCCCTCCTTAGCTCACTCATCTCGTCTCTCTCTTTTTCCAAGAAATAAGGgtaaaataacaaaaagaaaagTAATCCACTCGGTTTAGGGAAACTGCAAGGTAACCAGGCAGGAATTGCttgtttatataaaatataaaaaaaatggtCTATAAAGTTACAATTTTGCTGCCGACTAATTCAAAGGGTacgtttttttaaaaattaaagcttTCCTCCATTCTTGCTAAAAATATTATTCATAATAATTTATGTAATACttcaaaacaaaaaatattaTAATCAGATCAATCAAGAAAAAAATATCAATAGACCCCAGAGATCTACCACGTTAGTAATAAATATAAGTATCTTCTTCGTCATCTCGaatttattactatcattattatcCATCACGATAAAATTTTTTGagaattatttttaatagatCTGGCGATTTAGCGATAATTTTATATTGAAAAATCTCATATATTTGCTTGAAcataactaaaaattaaaaataaaatatttatttttttaaaaaaatacatacaacaaaacaaaactaaattaaaaaaaaatatgtactattaacaaaataaaatcacaataatatcaactgaaattaaaaataaaataaaactgaaaaaaaaacCACAACAGAGTTAATTTGAAATAATATATGTAAGATAAATACATAAATTAATTCAAACTTAATATtgaagataaataaaaatatttatatttaaaattaaaaatgaaaaaaattgtaaaagatTAACTACTGAACTGGGTGAGGTAAATACCTTGAAAAAAAATCACAAATAAAAACGGTGCAACCGTCCACATCAGATAATTCACTGCAATACATTTTTGGTAATTTAAGTAATaaagagaaataaataaaaataaaaaaatatggcGTAAAATAACAGCCTTTGCAGCTAAGGTGATGACGGCTGTATGTAAGCAAGTGGTATAGGCGAACGAGAGCGGATCATTGGCATTCAATTGCTTTTCCTTTTAATCTCCTTTATTCAATCTTTACAAAAGCAGAAGGGTAAGGGTTTTTCATCTGTTTTGGTTCGagggtttttttttgtttttttgtttttaccCATATATCTCTCTCTATGTGCTCTCCCCCACCGCAGCAGGCTGGGGGCTTCCACCGTCCAATGTCTCTTTTCCAATCCGCCGCCGTTGATCAACTCTCCAACGGCTACGATCACCGCCTTTCCTCTAAGCGTAAGTTTGACGATTATGCCTTTTCTTTCGACGAGGAGGATCCTTTAGTCCCCGTCAGGATGCGAAAAGACGATCATACCCATCAAGGCGCTTATCCGATTACGGCCGTT harbors:
- the LOC108486361 gene encoding F-box protein CPR1 isoform X1 gives rise to the protein MEMKANLSLDLIADILSRLPVKHLLCLRCVSKLWRSLIDDPDFINLHLRHSLDSRTNHTLILKNTDLHTADLASLGPFAKLEHPLMSYNHGVEIQGSCNGLLCIRNIVEDMAIWNPSTRKYQVLPYLGSCKGYVCGFGHDPIADDYKVVKIIQLGGADGKPLESEVKVCSLKRNRWRKIQDIPCDSSFPVANGVFAILTQKLDFSEENTIVALDLATESFREVPQPECERMIYQLNVGVLGGCLCVVANHGDARVDLWVMKEYGVKESWTILFSLASEDVIGSLRFLKPLAYSSCGNQVLLEHDKINLFWYDLEKKKADDVWVPGMPFSYETEVCLQSLVSLNVKRRQQNGEDNRDIKKMDDFLSEGFKLVL
- the LOC108486361 gene encoding F-box protein CPR1 isoform X2; its protein translation is MEMKANLSLDLIADILSRLPVKHLLCLRCVSKLWRSLIDDPDFINLHLRHSLDSRTNHTLILKNTDLHTADLASLGPFAKLEHPLMSYNHGVEIQGSCNGLLCIRNIVEDMAIWNPSTRKYQVLPYLGSCKGYVCGFGHDPIADDYKVVKIIQLGGADGKPLESEVKVCSLKRNRWRKIQDIPCDSSFPVANGVFAILTQKLDFSEENTIVALDLATESFREVPQPECERMIYQLNVGVLGGCLCVVANHGDARVDLWVMKEYGVKESWTILFSLASEDVIGSLRFLKPLAYSSCGNQVLLEHDKINLFWYDLEKKKADDVWVPGMISYQRGSN